From one Syntrophorhabdaceae bacterium genomic stretch:
- a CDS encoding HU family DNA-binding protein has product MNKGELIAAIAKGAKIPKKNAAKALTAVIDAVGTTLKKGGKVSVIGFGSFSVIQRKARKGRNPQTGKEIKIAARKAVKFSAGKKLKEKVSK; this is encoded by the coding sequence ATGAACAAAGGCGAATTGATTGCGGCAATTGCAAAAGGGGCCAAGATACCGAAGAAGAATGCGGCCAAGGCACTGACGGCTGTCATCGACGCGGTCGGCACGACACTGAAGAAAGGCGGCAAAGTTTCAGTGATAGGGTTCGGGAGCTTCTCTGTGATCCAGAGAAAAGCCAGAAAGGGGAGAAACCCGCAGACCGGCAAAGAGATCAAGATTGCGGCAAGAAAGGCTGTAAAGTTCTCCGCGGGGAAAAAGCTGAAAGAGAAAGTCAGCAAGTAA
- a CDS encoding lactate utilization protein, with amino-acid sequence MKKEMKDETISKTLKAFKKRLYRGYFAENREDARKQILDLIPVESTVCIGDSSTVRQIEIVSSLKRRGTPVVNPFDPGIKIEDAQGFFDFVFKPAFEATTGDVFLTGSNALTQDGVLLNIDGAGNRVAGMFWGHPISIIVVGRNKIVKDLDEAFQRVKNVIAPEHFRRRGAPTPCTVSGRCHDCSGPKRICAVTTIIERSPIQTEIHIILVNEDLGLGFSRDWPRKRIDHIVKEHEKFSWSVPHTVLATLDTKKCWEQLRSSRGGLAMR; translated from the coding sequence ATGAAAAAGGAAATGAAGGACGAAACTATATCGAAGACGCTTAAGGCATTTAAGAAGAGACTTTACCGGGGCTACTTCGCAGAAAACCGTGAAGATGCCCGCAAACAGATCCTCGATCTTATACCCGTTGAAAGCACGGTCTGCATCGGTGATTCTTCGACGGTGAGACAGATTGAGATCGTTTCAAGCTTGAAGCGCAGAGGGACCCCGGTCGTGAACCCCTTTGATCCCGGAATAAAGATCGAAGACGCTCAAGGGTTCTTTGATTTTGTTTTTAAACCTGCTTTCGAGGCCACAACGGGCGATGTCTTTCTGACTGGCTCGAACGCCCTGACCCAGGACGGGGTCCTGCTCAATATCGACGGAGCGGGAAATCGTGTTGCCGGCATGTTCTGGGGTCATCCCATATCAATAATAGTGGTCGGCAGGAACAAAATAGTCAAAGACCTTGACGAGGCCTTCCAAAGGGTCAAAAATGTAATTGCTCCGGAGCATTTCCGGCGTCGCGGCGCGCCCACTCCCTGCACGGTTTCGGGGCGGTGCCATGATTGCTCGGGTCCTAAGAGAATATGCGCCGTTACGACGATCATAGAGCGCTCACCCATCCAGACTGAGATTCATATTATCCTAGTCAACGAAGATCTGGGGCTCGGATTTAGCCGGGACTGGCCCAGGAAACGGATCGACCACATAGTGAAGGAGCACGAGAAGTTCTCCTGGTCCGTACCTCATACAGTCCTGGCCACGCTCGATACCAAGAAATGCTGGGAGCAATTAAGGTCATCGCGCGGCGGCCTCGCAATGCGATAG